From Bacillus pumilus, one genomic window encodes:
- a CDS encoding lactonase family protein: protein MANIRGYIGTYTKGDSKGIYTFTLNTDKQQIEQVKVAAELENPTYLTVSDSQKFVYSVVKEGSQGGVAAYQIDAETGTLRFINQELADGASPCHVSVDNQTKTAFTANYHKGTAEMYEIDAENGSVIRTLSQAQHEGTGPNEDRQEKPHTHFMGLTPDEQFAVAVDLGTDGIYTYKKEGDKLELAHTFETKPGTGPRHITFHPTKPVAYVMTELSSEVIVLRYFEDGHFEEIQTIATIPSDFTENNQGSAIHVSSDGQFVYAGNRGHDSIAIFKADADGQLSLVEIASSEGNWPRDFVLDPTEEFLVGSNQESSNLVLYKRDKETGLLTVLQSDIAVPHPVCVKFLG, encoded by the coding sequence ATGGCTAACATCAGAGGTTATATCGGAACATATACAAAGGGAGACAGTAAAGGCATTTATACTTTTACATTAAATACGGACAAGCAGCAGATCGAACAAGTAAAAGTAGCTGCTGAACTTGAAAATCCTACATATTTAACCGTCTCAGATTCTCAAAAATTTGTGTATTCTGTTGTGAAAGAAGGATCACAGGGCGGCGTGGCTGCGTATCAAATTGATGCAGAAACCGGCACACTTCGTTTCATCAACCAAGAGCTTGCCGATGGCGCTTCTCCTTGCCACGTCAGCGTGGACAATCAAACAAAAACAGCTTTTACAGCAAACTATCATAAAGGAACAGCAGAGATGTATGAAATCGATGCTGAAAATGGCTCAGTCATCCGCACGCTGTCACAGGCGCAGCATGAAGGAACTGGACCAAACGAAGACCGTCAGGAAAAACCGCACACTCACTTTATGGGTCTGACACCAGATGAACAATTTGCAGTGGCTGTTGACCTTGGGACAGATGGCATTTATACGTATAAGAAAGAGGGCGACAAACTCGAGCTCGCTCATACATTTGAAACAAAACCAGGCACCGGTCCTCGCCATATCACATTCCATCCAACGAAACCTGTGGCATATGTGATGACAGAGCTAAGCTCAGAGGTGATTGTGCTTCGTTACTTTGAAGATGGTCATTTCGAAGAGATCCAAACGATCGCAACCATTCCAAGCGACTTTACAGAGAACAATCAGGGCAGTGCCATTCACGTCTCTTCAGACGGGCAATTTGTTTATGCAGGAAATCGCGGTCATGACAGCATTGCGATTTTTAAAGCAGACGCTGACGGCCAATTAAGTCTTGTCGAGATTGCTTCCTCTGAAGGAAACTGGCCTAGAGACTTTGTGCTTGATCCAACTGAAGAATTCCTCGTCGGTTCAAACCAAGAATCTAGCAACCTAGTGTTATACAAACGCGACAAAGAAACAGGACTTCTCACTGTCTTACAATCAGACATCGCCGTTCCTCATCCAGTTTGCGTGAAATTTTTAGGATAA
- a CDS encoding YkvA family protein, with amino-acid sequence MNRSEKKELLKRSKKHFNDHAFWEKLKKTAQKAGVSLVYAVLLLYYTLQKPEVPVKAKTLIIGALGYFILPIDLIPDTLIGVGYTDDLGAITFALLQVAMYIDDDVKGKAKDRLSKWFGEKTDTSLIDQKLEDGGMPSAR; translated from the coding sequence ATGAACCGTTCTGAGAAAAAAGAACTATTAAAGCGTTCGAAGAAGCATTTTAATGATCATGCCTTTTGGGAAAAGTTAAAAAAGACGGCACAAAAGGCTGGTGTCTCTCTTGTCTATGCTGTGCTATTACTTTACTATACATTGCAAAAACCCGAAGTGCCTGTCAAAGCAAAAACCCTTATTATTGGGGCACTCGGATACTTTATCCTTCCTATTGACCTCATCCCTGATACATTGATTGGTGTCGGCTACACAGATGATTTAGGAGCGATCACATTTGCTCTGCTCCAAGTAGCGATGTACATTGATGATGATGTGAAAGGAAAAGCGAAGGACAGGCTGTCAAAATGGTTCGGTGAAAAAACCGATACGTCTCTTATTGATCAAAAGCTTGAAGATGGCGGGATGCCGTCTGCACGCTGA
- the dltD gene encoding D-alanyl-lipoteichoic acid biosynthesis protein DltD: MKKRFFGPLFLAAVLFIGVLLVPNAWLSHLIPKDKLQKSATELDPGMFQGLYLQDEMLKDPTYLPIYGSSELSRFDPYHPSNFFHENPQGFTPYLIGKGGSQSLIHAMNFAAHMDELKGKKLVFIVSPQWFVKWGSDENHFAPNYSALQALNLAYNKEIDPAVKKELIKRIMTFKAVKNDMVITELFKAELSGNKFAYGAISPIAKMYYGMLQKKDMYYTIGSGKERKLHPSPSVKGKTWTELEKEASVLGAEKAGNNPFYINQKLFDRKLKPIMKKMKDSREDHSYAESPEYKDFQIMLDILKQAGAKPLFVTIPVNGKWYDYTGFPKEGRTEYYEKINRQIRDNGYEVADLTKHEYDPYFFKDTIHVSYKGWVYIDKAIEKFYKEQ, encoded by the coding sequence ATGAAAAAGCGTTTTTTTGGGCCGCTTTTTTTAGCGGCTGTTCTATTCATTGGTGTTCTTCTTGTACCAAATGCATGGCTCTCACATCTGATCCCAAAAGACAAATTACAAAAGTCAGCCACAGAATTAGATCCAGGGATGTTCCAGGGGCTTTATTTACAAGATGAAATGCTAAAAGATCCAACTTATTTGCCGATCTATGGATCTTCTGAACTATCACGTTTTGATCCATATCACCCTTCGAATTTCTTTCATGAGAATCCTCAAGGGTTTACACCTTATCTTATTGGAAAAGGTGGGTCACAATCATTAATTCATGCGATGAACTTCGCAGCGCATATGGATGAATTAAAAGGGAAGAAGCTTGTGTTTATCGTGTCCCCGCAGTGGTTTGTGAAATGGGGATCTGACGAGAATCACTTTGCACCGAACTATTCAGCGCTTCAAGCGCTTAATCTCGCTTATAATAAAGAAATTGATCCAGCTGTGAAAAAAGAGCTGATCAAGAGAATCATGACGTTTAAAGCTGTAAAGAACGACATGGTCATCACAGAACTTTTTAAAGCAGAGCTTTCTGGGAACAAATTCGCTTATGGCGCGATTTCTCCTATTGCAAAAATGTATTATGGCATGCTTCAAAAGAAAGACATGTACTATACAATTGGATCGGGGAAAGAGCGTAAGCTTCATCCGTCTCCTTCTGTCAAAGGAAAAACATGGACTGAGCTTGAAAAAGAAGCGAGTGTCTTAGGTGCGGAAAAAGCAGGGAACAACCCGTTTTATATTAATCAAAAACTATTTGACCGCAAGCTGAAACCGATCATGAAAAAGATGAAAGATTCTCGTGAAGACCACTCCTATGCGGAATCACCAGAATACAAAGATTTTCAAATCATGCTGGATATTTTAAAACAGGCAGGGGCGAAGCCTTTGTTTGTGACGATTCCTGTCAATGGAAAATGGTATGATTATACCGGTTTCCCGAAAGAGGGGCGTACAGAGTATTATGAGAAAATCAATCGTCAAATTCGAGATAACGGGTATGAAGTCGCAGATTTGACTAAACATGAATACGATCCTTACTTCTTTAAAGATACAATTCATGTGTCTTATAAAGGATGGGTCTACATCGATAAGGCGATCGAAAAGTTTTACAAAGAGCAGTAG
- the dltC gene encoding D-alanine--poly(phosphoribitol) ligase subunit 2 — protein MEFKNQVYGIIAEVCQDDVVKENPEIAIFEEGLLDSFGTVELLMAIESQLGITVPITEFDRDVWDTPNHIAEQLAEMK, from the coding sequence ATGGAATTTAAAAATCAAGTATACGGTATTATTGCAGAGGTTTGTCAGGACGACGTTGTGAAAGAAAATCCAGAGATTGCAATTTTTGAAGAAGGTCTTCTAGATTCATTTGGTACAGTAGAACTGCTTATGGCAATTGAAAGTCAGCTCGGAATTACTGTTCCGATTACAGAGTTCGATCGTGATGTGTGGGATACACCGAATCACATTGCTGAGCAGCTGGCAGAGATGAAGTAA
- the dltB gene encoding D-alanyl-lipoteichoic acid biosynthesis protein DltB: protein MIPFSSFFFFILIGVLLLPTIILGLRGKRMQGYNMFATVVALALIFSKDAHGALLLFLFTVWQILIIRLYLSYRLKANQASVFYMAVVASILPLVLSKVLPFFLTHQPHQPPPMNWLSFLGISYLTFKGVQLIIETRDGLIKKKIPIHRLVYFIVFFPTISSGPIDRYRRFEKDMDTPPEKEVYSDLLYAGIHKIFIGFLYKFIIGYLIHTYILMNIHHISSSHFVQQLTYMYAYSMYLFFDFAGYTAFAVGVSYMMGIKSPENFNKPFISRNIKDFWNRWHMSLSFWFRDYVFMRFVFFMTKKKWIKNRMAVSNIGYFVLFLLMGAWHGLALQYIIYGLYHAVVMSGYNLFEKWNKKHKWWPDNKVTMVVSIIITFHVICFGFYIFSGKPFHH from the coding sequence ATGATTCCGTTTAGTTCATTCTTTTTCTTCATTCTAATTGGTGTTCTTCTTTTGCCGACGATCATTCTTGGTCTTCGCGGCAAAAGAATGCAGGGCTACAACATGTTTGCAACGGTTGTGGCGCTCGCGCTTATTTTCTCAAAGGATGCACATGGCGCATTGCTGCTCTTCTTGTTTACAGTGTGGCAAATCTTGATCATCCGCTTGTACCTTTCGTACCGGCTGAAGGCGAATCAAGCGTCTGTCTTCTATATGGCAGTGGTGGCATCTATTTTGCCGCTTGTACTCTCAAAGGTTTTACCGTTCTTTTTAACTCATCAGCCGCATCAACCGCCGCCAATGAACTGGCTGAGCTTTTTAGGAATCTCGTACCTAACATTTAAAGGTGTCCAGTTAATTATCGAGACAAGAGACGGCTTGATTAAGAAGAAAATTCCGATTCATCGTTTGGTCTATTTCATTGTCTTTTTCCCGACGATTTCATCAGGTCCGATTGATCGTTACCGCCGGTTTGAAAAGGATATGGATACGCCGCCTGAAAAGGAAGTGTACAGTGATCTTCTATACGCTGGTATTCATAAAATTTTTATCGGCTTCTTATATAAGTTCATTATTGGTTATCTGATTCACACGTATATTCTCATGAATATTCATCACATTAGCAGCAGTCACTTTGTTCAACAGTTAACGTATATGTATGCGTACAGTATGTATTTGTTCTTTGACTTTGCTGGGTATACAGCATTTGCTGTTGGTGTGAGTTATATGATGGGCATTAAATCACCAGAAAACTTTAACAAACCGTTTATCAGCCGGAACATTAAAGACTTCTGGAATCGCTGGCACATGTCCCTCTCCTTCTGGTTCAGAGACTACGTGTTTATGAGATTTGTGTTCTTTATGACAAAAAAGAAGTGGATCAAGAACCGTATGGCTGTATCAAATATTGGGTACTTTGTCCTCTTTCTATTGATGGGTGCTTGGCATGGTCTAGCACTTCAATATATTATTTACGGACTATATCACGCAGTTGTGATGTCCGGTTACAATTTATTTGAGAAATGGAATAAAAAGCACAAGTGGTGGCCGGATAATAAGGTCACAATGGTTGTGTCGATCATTATTACATTCCATGTGATTTGTTTCGGATTTTATATTTTTTCAGGAAAACCATTTCATCATTAA
- the dltA gene encoding D-alanine--poly(phosphoribitol) ligase subunit DltA, translating into MKLLHTIHEYQQTKPTQPAFVSQHASITYDELWHLSDQMAGAIDSVANGSAPVIVYGHMEPEMLISFLGSVKSGRPYIPVDISIPAERIVSIIESSKASLLICANEQNVLDVEEHIEVKSAASLLALEKEAPPSSQWVQHDDVFYIIYTSGSTGKPKGVQVTANNLESFTEWMCRDFPIGGGRTFLNQAPFSFDLSVMDLYPALQSGGTLYCLVKDLVNKPKDMFAALGQSDVEVWTSTPSFVQMCLMDPSFTGELLPELKVFLFCGEALPVSVASALLERFPKAQVFNTYGPTEATVAITSIEVTQAILDQHDSLPVGYAKPDTDIVILDEEGKTLPDGEKGEIVIVGPSVTRGYLGEQALTDKVFFEYEGRPAYRTGDAGVAQDGLITCHGRLDYQIKLHGYRMELEEIEYHVSETTYVNACVIVPFQPNGHVEYLIAAIVPAAHSFEKEYQLTSAIKKEMADSLPAYMIPRKFVYLEQLYMTPNGKVDRKRIAKEVLL; encoded by the coding sequence ATGAAACTATTACACACGATTCATGAATATCAACAAACGAAACCGACACAGCCAGCATTTGTTTCTCAACATGCTTCGATCACATATGATGAGCTTTGGCATTTATCAGACCAAATGGCTGGTGCGATCGATTCTGTCGCAAATGGCAGTGCACCTGTCATTGTATACGGTCATATGGAGCCAGAGATGCTGATTTCTTTCTTAGGCAGTGTGAAATCAGGCAGACCTTATATTCCGGTCGACATCTCAATACCTGCCGAGCGTATCGTCTCAATTATTGAAAGCTCAAAAGCCAGCCTGTTGATTTGTGCAAATGAGCAGAATGTATTAGATGTAGAAGAACACATTGAGGTGAAAAGTGCGGCATCGCTTTTAGCACTTGAAAAAGAAGCGCCGCCATCCTCGCAGTGGGTTCAACATGATGATGTCTTTTACATCATTTATACGTCTGGCAGTACCGGAAAACCGAAAGGCGTTCAGGTAACAGCCAATAATTTAGAAAGCTTTACAGAGTGGATGTGCCGAGACTTCCCAATTGGCGGGGGGCGCACCTTCTTAAATCAAGCACCGTTTTCTTTTGACTTATCAGTGATGGATTTGTATCCAGCGCTTCAATCAGGCGGTACGCTTTACTGTTTAGTGAAAGATCTAGTGAATAAGCCGAAGGATATGTTTGCAGCACTCGGTCAATCTGACGTTGAAGTGTGGACATCAACACCTTCCTTTGTGCAAATGTGCTTAATGGATCCTTCCTTTACAGGGGAGCTTTTACCAGAGCTGAAAGTCTTCTTGTTCTGCGGAGAGGCACTTCCTGTATCTGTAGCAAGTGCGCTCCTTGAGCGTTTTCCAAAGGCGCAGGTCTTTAATACGTATGGTCCGACTGAAGCAACTGTTGCGATCACATCGATTGAAGTCACGCAGGCGATTCTTGATCAGCACGATTCTTTACCAGTCGGCTACGCCAAACCGGATACAGATATCGTCATTTTAGATGAAGAAGGCAAGACCCTTCCTGATGGTGAAAAAGGGGAAATTGTCATCGTAGGGCCAAGCGTCACGAGAGGCTACTTAGGTGAACAAGCCTTAACAGATAAAGTGTTCTTTGAATACGAAGGACGCCCTGCTTACCGTACAGGTGATGCAGGTGTGGCACAGGATGGTTTGATTACATGCCACGGCCGTCTGGACTATCAAATTAAGCTGCATGGATACCGGATGGAGCTTGAAGAAATTGAATATCATGTGAGCGAGACAACCTATGTCAATGCTTGTGTGATTGTGCCGTTCCAGCCAAACGGTCATGTGGAGTACTTAATTGCAGCCATTGTTCCAGCAGCGCATTCTTTTGAAAAAGAATATCAGCTGACAAGTGCAATTAAGAAAGAAATGGCGGATTCACTGCCTGCGTACATGATTCCAAGAAAGTTTGTCTATCTTGAGCAGCTGTACATGACGCCAAACGGGAAGGTTGATCGTAAAAGAATCGCGAAAGAGGTTCTTCTATGA
- a CDS encoding teichoic acid D-Ala incorporation-associated protein DltX: MNMLFKKLSENKSVKWIGYTSFYLLILLLLFFIYGFHTANTGSFIYNDF, from the coding sequence ATCAATATGCTATTCAAAAAACTATCAGAAAATAAGTCTGTAAAATGGATAGGATATACAAGTTTTTACTTACTTATTTTGCTATTATTGTTCTTTATTTACGGATTCCATACAGCAAATACGGGATCATTCATTTACAACGATTTTTAA
- a CDS encoding Kelch repeat-containing protein, giving the protein MKKWIFIFTLLLSVLCYPSQSIKAENTDTLEWKERAELSDARVGAVSEVYDGKIYVIGGTGPSKAYSNTTYVYDPKLDKWSEKAGMKTGRMGAASVIVDERIYVMGGRTEQGSTNSVEVYNIKTDTWENSEDLPFELKISAYNLYAGVIDNKIYVVGYNSSLKPEKYNNTFSYDTKTKEWTKKKKFTNEATAGNAVVIKNKLYVLAGSELIGPKTFEYDPLLDQWTVLGSGAIAPYHDALNFEDYIIRTGGTSRVTLFDIEAMKSKTIPNTSAPYRMGHVSALVDDTLYVIGGVEQSSSAPTNARANFKTNLSISLKSLKNTETEPPGDKDPEPTTPPKDDATNEDGDALLIITMVNGLQKEYDLSMKEVNAFLSWYKKRDAGEGPGFYEIDEHDNNKGPFESKKDYVVFKNILMFEINKYKK; this is encoded by the coding sequence TTGAAAAAATGGATTTTTATTTTCACTTTGTTGTTGTCAGTATTATGTTATCCATCACAATCGATAAAAGCGGAAAATACAGATACGCTTGAATGGAAAGAACGGGCAGAGTTGTCAGATGCCAGAGTAGGAGCTGTAAGTGAAGTATATGATGGGAAAATCTATGTAATAGGTGGAACGGGTCCAAGTAAGGCATATTCTAATACTACTTATGTATATGATCCGAAACTAGATAAATGGTCAGAAAAAGCTGGTATGAAAACAGGCCGTATGGGTGCTGCCAGTGTAATAGTAGATGAACGTATATATGTAATGGGTGGTAGAACAGAACAAGGATCCACGAATAGCGTAGAAGTTTATAATATCAAAACGGATACATGGGAGAATTCAGAAGACCTTCCATTTGAATTGAAGATATCTGCATATAATTTATACGCTGGTGTTATAGATAATAAAATCTATGTTGTTGGTTATAATAGTTCGTTAAAGCCAGAGAAGTACAATAATACATTTAGTTACGATACAAAAACAAAGGAATGGACAAAAAAGAAAAAATTCACCAATGAGGCTACTGCTGGAAATGCTGTGGTTATAAAAAATAAACTCTATGTTTTAGCTGGATCAGAATTAATAGGTCCAAAAACGTTTGAGTACGATCCATTATTAGATCAGTGGACAGTTTTAGGATCGGGAGCAATTGCACCTTATCATGATGCATTAAATTTTGAGGATTATATTATAAGAACAGGTGGAACTTCTAGAGTTACACTCTTTGATATAGAAGCTATGAAATCGAAAACTATACCTAACACTTCTGCACCTTATCGAATGGGACATGTATCAGCACTTGTTGATGATACACTCTATGTAATTGGAGGAGTTGAACAAAGTTCAAGTGCTCCTACTAACGCTAGAGCAAATTTCAAAACTAATTTATCTATCTCGTTAAAGAGTCTAAAAAACACTGAGACCGAACCACCTGGCGACAAAGACCCAGAACCAACCACACCGCCTAAAGACGATGCAACAAATGAAGACGGCGATGCACTACTCATCATCACAATGGTCAATGGTTTGCAAAAAGAGTATGACCTCTCCATGAAAGAAGTCAACGCCTTCCTATCCTGGTACAAAAAGCGTGACGCTGGAGAAGGACCAGGTTTTTATGAAATTGACGAGCATGACAATAACAAAGGTCCATTTGAAAGTAAAAAGGATTATGTGGTGTTTAAAAACATTCTCATGTTCGAAATCAATAAATATAAGAAGTAA
- a CDS encoding T7SS effector LXG polymorphic toxin gives MKTLDVFELKNGIDQTLNKLKQQLHNVKSLEKQINQIISLDSALKGEAGQAIKDFYMECHIPFLQFFQIVIEEYSGALKKTKQALHAFESNPNGFISQSFIEHELDQGLKKAERTISDIVSDVNQALSRVSHIEHLPHVDESAFQQSYQKAWLETSKTIGLLHAFDREQTSALNETNSSLHTMKQYIDTLSKMFTGPKIEITSYQKGSIFKNGKEEKISSNISGLNEKIDNPKENPMMIMLNKLNDKEQSNVDTLVKKKPSNKINQNAVFVNGKVYNTNEKIDFANAKTVEVIRDGMLYRLRISDQNKVNIESITKISDLKTGEQTSNILNTAVEFTGINDAIRAITGRDPVTGDKVADMDRLVSSLYMIPGAKIAKVGKYVLKIMKGEKVAKKIFKTPSFGKHSVPKGPYREVNGFPVKVKPGSQEKHIPDATNYKQEIANGKTKSIFFGDNKKAQKLLDKHAGTGDMLKTKNKERVDFGQVIGKHYNTETNKYEETTRGIIHYSKNGAHIVPSQPS, from the coding sequence ATGAAAACCCTTGATGTCTTTGAGTTGAAGAATGGAATTGACCAAACGCTGAACAAGTTGAAGCAGCAATTACATAATGTGAAGTCCCTAGAAAAACAAATCAACCAAATCATCTCCTTAGATAGCGCATTAAAGGGAGAAGCTGGACAAGCTATAAAAGATTTTTATATGGAGTGTCACATTCCCTTTTTGCAATTCTTTCAGATCGTCATTGAAGAATACAGCGGTGCGCTAAAAAAGACAAAACAGGCACTTCATGCTTTTGAATCAAACCCGAATGGTTTTATCTCTCAATCATTCATTGAACACGAGCTTGACCAAGGGTTAAAAAAAGCCGAACGGACTATTTCTGATATTGTATCCGATGTGAATCAAGCCCTCAGCAGGGTCAGCCATATTGAGCATTTGCCTCATGTAGATGAATCTGCTTTTCAACAAAGCTATCAAAAAGCATGGCTTGAGACGTCCAAAACCATTGGACTACTTCATGCATTTGACAGAGAACAAACAAGTGCTCTAAATGAAACAAATAGTTCCCTTCACACAATGAAGCAATACATAGATACTTTAAGCAAGATGTTCACTGGCCCGAAAATTGAAATTACCAGTTATCAAAAAGGCTCTATCTTCAAAAATGGAAAAGAAGAAAAAATCAGCAGCAACATCAGCGGATTGAATGAAAAAATAGACAACCCTAAAGAAAACCCAATGATGATCATGCTGAACAAGCTGAATGATAAAGAGCAATCGAATGTGGATACTCTTGTGAAGAAGAAACCGTCTAATAAAATCAATCAAAACGCCGTGTTCGTAAATGGAAAAGTATATAATACAAATGAAAAGATTGACTTCGCAAATGCCAAAACAGTTGAAGTTATTCGAGATGGAATGCTATATCGGTTACGAATATCGGATCAAAACAAAGTGAATATTGAAAGCATCACAAAGATTTCTGACTTGAAAACGGGAGAACAAACCTCAAACATCTTAAATACAGCGGTTGAATTTACAGGAATAAATGATGCCATTCGAGCCATCACAGGGAGAGACCCTGTAACAGGTGACAAAGTCGCTGACATGGACCGTTTAGTATCAAGCTTGTACATGATACCCGGAGCTAAAATCGCTAAAGTTGGAAAATACGTACTTAAAATAATGAAAGGAGAGAAAGTAGCCAAGAAGATTTTCAAAACACCTTCCTTCGGCAAACATTCCGTACCAAAAGGTCCGTATCGTGAAGTAAATGGTTTCCCTGTAAAAGTAAAACCAGGCTCTCAAGAAAAACATATTCCTGATGCAACTAACTATAAACAGGAGATAGCTAATGGTAAAACAAAGAGTATCTTCTTTGGAGATAATAAAAAAGCACAAAAATTGCTTGATAAACATGCAGGTACTGGTGATATGTTAAAAACAAAAAATAAAGAAAGAGTGGATTTTGGTCAAGTCATAGGAAAGCATTACAATACAGAGACCAATAAGTATGAAGAGACTACAAGAGGTATTATACATTATAGTAAAAACGGCGCTCACATCGTGCCTTCACAACCATCATAA